A single window of Bombus pascuorum chromosome 1, iyBomPasc1.1, whole genome shotgun sequence DNA harbors:
- the LOC132909991 gene encoding myelin regulatory factor-like protein isoform X1, with protein sequence MDVIGDGDEQTLQAILGRGDFVGGIDNEALDFSQLEDFINSDSEQPATYFADTLAHNENGGGTTTHGGRVEAATTQQPPSRLPSPITQSHPASSTCTSGTTTVPNGAAYKDPQSYVHPHALPESPPDSGSEPPYSPPGHNDTQHVHSPHQKVALQEMLLHHQGNQANYAPNLLPSSPRTLTSSTDSMLLTHTVLTSHLGPGTPNIQSQQPIGQTLVPLPHEHSPGNMNTLYSSLQSAPKKRKLSQDGLVHVKQVQREPELGTVEHSCSSSSAVLDGDEVADNNYIDASYQCIRFHPFQQTSWHVLCDHNLKELPVPHYRVDADKGFNFSNSDDAFVCQKKNHFQITCHAQLQGGAIFVRTGEGLKKISSFQLHFYGVKVESPTQTIRVEQSQSDRSKKPFHPVTVELGGEHVTKVTVGRLHFSETTSNNMRKKGKPNPDQRYFHLVVGLHAHTADQASYQVVAHASERIIVRASNPGQFESEGSGVGAEGGWQRGAAPDSVYHAGRVGINTDRPDEALVVHGNMKVTGHIVQPSDARAKQNVQEVDTREQLRNVQQLRVVRYRYAPEFAQHSGLGIKQQEDTGVIAQEVQQILPEAVLPAGDIVLPNGQRIENFLMVNKERIFMENVGAVKELCKVTDSLETRIDQLERINKRLAKLKRGDSLKSSISTISSISSNKYSSSINSKTTVQGKGKKSEREDELLCSNKFIQIIIVILILIMAFCLVAMATLYFLEYQKRSSLEWTAVASNGMLAIRPVHASTASSTPNYDPRYNSLLDSTLSSSYTKHGSHSRGLDSSLSVKTNAFSTQAPHTKQQLYSQEITWYPISHSGPQPKLEKNSEFPGNWLGRHGAGAIPSNVDENDQGSEVDSSLNKGPIPLGRPSNCPRHFSEFENPCQIFCCTAKIHQFEDPQPDHPPEKKSISDHIEQPLNVYEEKRKISKSFQNGISPSDPSTQTLVKENNYKYLHKRTRRETGSGDWAEVASNAAGSLPPEPKPQLWIVAESFNTSLDQKYCSASSQDTPNNISCIIPLSKYMPDVQLTLHFIGMPWYGQVVQQCSSPTSPGVDESLICGRKYTMQQQAQLKIDIESNNQRGDQSFPLDVAHYLRRTLRFRVPTVQPQENICKNKHGVDYSEYTLHFYRDCDE encoded by the exons GTCGGGGCGATTTCGTCGGAGGCATAGACAATGAGGCCCTGGACTTCTCGCAGTTGGAAGATTTCATCAACAGCGACAGCGAACAACCCGCCAC ATATTTCGCTGATACATTGGCGCATAATGAGAACGGGGGTGGAACGACGACGCACGGTGGTCGTGTGGAGGCGGCAACCACTCAACAACCACCGTCTCGATTACCATCGCCGATTACCCAAAGTCATCCGGCCTCGAGTACGTGCACATCCGGTACCACCACTGTACCAAATGGCGCCGCTTACAAGGATCCGCAATCGTACGTTCACCC ACATGCTTTGCCAGAAAGCCCACCGGATAGCGGCAGCGAACCACCGTATTCTCCGCCAGGTCACAACGATACACAACATGTACATTCACCGC ATCAAAAGGTAGCTCTTCAGGAGATGCTTCTTCATCACCAAGGCAATCAGGCAAATTATGCACCAAATTTACTACCGTCCTCTCCGAGGACTTTAACATCCTCCACGGATTCGATGCTGCTAACTCATACAGTGCTGACGTCTCATCTCGGCCCAGGAACGCCGAATATCCAGTCGCAACAGCCAATAGGTCAGACTTTAGTACCTCTGCCACACGAGCACAGCCCTGGTAACATGAACACGTTGTACTCGTCGTTACAATCGGCACCcaagaagagaaaattgaGCCAGGATGGTCTTGTTCATGTGAAGCAGGTGCAAcga GAACCTGAATTGGGTACCGTGGAGCACAGTTGCAGTAGCAGCAGTGCGGTTCTCGATGGCGACGAAGTGGCAGACAATAACTATATAGATGCCAGCTATCAGTGCATCCGATTTCATCCCTTTCAGCAAACTTCCTGGCACGTTCTATGCGATCATAATCTGAAGGAACTTCCAGTGCCTCATTACCGAGTAGACGCGGACAAGGGATTTAATTTCAGCAATTCCGATGACGCGTTTGTGTGCCAGAAGAAAAATCACTTTCAG ATTACTTGTCACGCTCAGCTCCAAGGTGGAGCTATATTCGTTCGAACCGGTGAAGGTTTGAAGAAGATAAGCAGTTTTCAGCTACACTTTTACGGCGTCAAAGTCGAGTCTCCGACGCAGACTATCAGAGTGGAGCAAAGTCAAAGCGACAGGAGCAAGAAACCGTTCCATCCAGTGAC GGTGGAACTAGGCGGCGAGCATGTTACAAAAGTAACCGTTGGCCGTCTTCACTTCAGCGAGACGACCAGCAACAATATgcgaaagaaagggaaacCGAATCCGGATcaaagatattttcatttagttGTTGGCCTGCACGCACACACCGCTGACCAAGCCAGCTATCAGGTGGTAGCTCATGCGTCCGAAAGAATAATCGTCAGG GCAAGTAATCCCGGCCAATTCGAGTCGGAAGGCAGTGGCGTTGGCGCTGAAGGTGGTTGGCAAAGAGGAGCAGCACCGGATAGCGTTTACCATGCCGGCCGAGTTGGAATTAACACGGATAGGCCTGACGAAGCTTTGGTTGTCCATGGCAATATGAAA GTGACTGGCCATATTGTCCAACCCAGTGATGCACGGGCGAAACAAAACGTCCAGGAAGTGGACACGCGTGAACAATTGCGAAACGTGCAACAGTTGAGAGTGGTTCGTTATAGATACGCGCCAGAATTTGCACAGCATTCTGGTTTGGGTATCAAACAGCAAGAAGATACGGGTGTCATAGCGCAGGAAGTGCAGCAGATACTACCAGAAGCTGTGCTGCCGGCTGGAGACATTGTCCTTCCTAATGGCCAGAGGATCGAAAACTTTCTAATGGTGAACAAGGAGAGGATATTCATGGAGAATGTTGGTGCTGTGAAAGAACTGTGTAAA GTAACGGATAGCTTGGAAACTCGCATAGATCAACTGGAGCGAATAAACAAGCGGCTGGCGAAGCTGAAGAGGGGCGACAGTCTGAAAAGTTCGATTAGTACAATCTCTAGTATATCAAGTAACAAATACTCATCCTCTATCAATAGTAAAACTACCGTACAAGGTAAAGGAAAGAAGAGCGAGCGGGAGGACGAACTTCTGTGCAGTAATAAGTTCATCCAGATTATCATTGTTATACTTATCCTTATTATGGCGTtttg cTTAGTAGCAATGGCGACGTTATACTTCTTAGAATACCAGAAACGTAGCAGCCTCGAGTGGACCGCGGTAGCTAGCAATGGAATGTTGGCTATAAGACCAGTTCATGCGTCGACAGCGTCGAGTACGCCTAATTACGATCCTCGGTACAATTCGTTGTTAGATAGTACATTGTCGTCTTCGTATACCAAGCACGGATCCCATAGTAGAGGCTTGGACAGTAGTTTGTCTGTGAAAACCAACGCGTTCTCCACGCAGGCGCCTCATACGAAACAACAGCTTTACTCTCAAGAAATTACTTGGTATCCTATTAGTCATTCTGGGCCGCAACCAAAACTTGAGAAAAATAg cgaATTTCCTGGAAACTGGTTGGGTAGACATGGCGCCGGTGCTATTCCCAGTAACGTGGATGAAAACGATCAAGGATCGGAAGTGGACTCGTCTTTGAACAAAGGTCCAATTCCACTAGGTAGACCGTCGAATTGTCCCAGACACTTTAGCGAGTTTGAAAATCCCTGTCAG ATATTCTGTTGTACAGCCAAGATTCATCAGTTCGAGGATCCTCAACCTGATCATCCTCCGGAGAAGAAATCAATCT caGATCACATAGAACAGCCATTGAACGTGTACGAGGAGAAACGTAAAATAAGCAAAAGTTTCCAGAATGGTATCAGTCCGTCTGATCCAAGCACGCAGACACTTGTAAAAGAA AACAATTACAAATATCTGCATAAAAGAACAAGGAGAGAAACCGGTAGTGGAGATTGGGCGGAAGTTGCCAGCAACGCTGCTGGATCGTTACCACCGGAACCAAAGCCACAGTTGTGGATAGTGGCAGAAAGCTTTAATACTTCGCTCGATCAAAAGTATTGTTCCGCGTCCTCGCAGGATACGCCGAATAATATATCTTGCATCATTCCTTTGTCCAAATATATGCCAGACGTTCAACTCACGTTACATTTTAT TGGGATGCCTTGGTACGGTCAAGTAGTGCAACAGTGCTCCTCGCCAACAAGTCCTGGCGTCGATGAGTCTCTAATTTGTGGCCGGAAATACACGATGCAACAGCAGGCTCAGCTGAAGATCGACATTGAAAGTAACAATCAACGGGGAGATCAATCCTTCCCCCTCGATGTTGCTCATTATCTCAGGAGAACGTTGAGGTTTCGTGTACCTACTGTACAGCCGCAAGAG AATATCTGCAAGAATAAACACGGTGTCGATTACTCGGAGTACACGTTGCACTTTTATCGAGATTGCGACGAGTGA